Proteins encoded in a region of the Coregonus clupeaformis isolate EN_2021a chromosome 9, ASM2061545v1, whole genome shotgun sequence genome:
- the LOC121574301 gene encoding programmed cell death 1 ligand 1 has translation MEQAFLLVLHVVLWPTLAAMFTVEVDSLSHVAEFHGDVTMGCRFRPGGRDPNLSVIWQRVWPLPVVDVYKLENGREDLTSQDLQYHGRAWLVSEELTNGWAKLHVSRLRINDSGIYQCLVEMGGADYKQTTLTVRATYKSIIKSMKRRGGDEVELACESEGYPLATINWRDRSLRNIKSNDIAVETPDQLFHVTSKITVKYSEKNNYTCAFMEKGEVPKGPSARFDIPDEIPVIESKPNTLSIALGTTLMVAMIIAVTIFVYRRHKGRPRVSRTPQVLTPSWAQQRRVL, from the exons ATGGAGCAGGCCTTTCTTTTGGTTTTACACGTAGTCTTATGGCCAACTCTTGCAG ccATGTTCACAGTGGAGGTGGACAGTCTCTCACATGTGGCAGAGTTCCACGGTGATGTCACCATGGGCTGCAGGTTCCGACCTGGGGGCCGGGACCCGAACCTGTCAGTGATATGGCAACGGGTCTGGCCTCTTCCAGTTGTAGACGTGTACAAGCTGGAGAACGGACGGGAGGACCTTACTTCTCAGGATCTCCAGTACCACGGCAGGGCATGGTTGGTGTCGGAGGAGCTGACCAACGGCTGGGCCAAGCTACATGTGTCCAGGCTGAGGATCAACGACTCTGGGATTTACCAATGTCTTGTGGAAATGGGGGGAGCTGACTACAAACAGACCACTTTGACTGTCAGAG CTACCTATAAGAGTATCATTAAAAGCATGAAGAGACGTGGGGGAGATGAGGTGGAGCTGGCCTGTGAGTCTGAGGGCTATCCTCTTGCCACTATCAACTGGAGAGACAGGAGTCTCAGGAACATCAAATCCAACGACATTGCTGTTGAAACTCCAGACCAGCTTTTCCATGTCACCAGCAAGATAACGGTCAAATACTCTGAGAAAAACAACTATACATGTGCCTTTATGGAGAAAGGTGAAGTTCCAAAGGGTCCATCAGCCAGGTTTGACATCCCAG ATGAAATACCTGTGATTGAGAGTAAACCTAACACCCTTTCAATTGCATTGGGCACAACATTGATGGTGGCTATGATCATTGCAGTTACCATCTTCGTGTATCGCAGACATAAAG GGAGGCCCAGGGTTTCCAGGACCCCCCAAGTACTAACACCCTCCTGGGCTCAGCAGAGACGTGTCCTCTGA